The DNA window AAACCGCGTGCCGCACGGCGGGTATTGCCGAGGGTGCGTTCAAACTGCGCCAACGTTCGCCGCGCCTCAATCAGAAACACTTGCCCTGCTTCGGTGATCCTGGTGACGCGGTTGCCGCGCTCCAGCAACAGCACGCCCAGCTCCTGCTCAATCTTTCGGATAGCGGCAGTCAGCGGGGGTTGTGCCATATGCAAGCGCTCGGCGGCGCGGTGAAAGCTCATTTCTTCCGCGACGGCAATAAATTGCCGCAGTTGGCGTAGTTCAATCACGCAATACCTTTTTCGTATTTTGAAAGCATAAATAGAGTATTGGATGTATCAATAGCAAAAGCCAATACTTTCCCGACCGCACAGTGCTGCGCCATTCCGGTGCACCCGGCGAGAAAGGAGAGCAGTTATGACGCAACGTACAGCGATTGTTACCGGCGGTTCCAGCGGTATTGGGCTGGCCATCGCTCAACAACTGGCGCAACAGGATTACCGCATCGCCATCGTGGCGCGCGACCCGCAACGCCTGCAGCAGGCGGCGCAGCAAATTGGCCCCGCTACCCGCTACTATTCGGCGGACCTGAGCCGCCGTGGGCCGGTGGAAGACGTCGTCGCCCAGTTGGCAGCCGATCTCGGCACGGTGGATGTCCTGATTAACAACGCCGGATTTACCCGGGTGATTGCCGCCGATACGCCGTTGGCGCAGGCCGAACAAGAATGGGACGCGGTGATAGAAGGGAACCTGAAAAGTACCTTCCTGTTTACCCTGGCGATGTTGCCACACCTGAGCAAACCGGGCGGCCGCATCATTAATCTGAGCTCAATTGCCGCCCAATGCGGCAGCGGCAGCGCGGGTGCATTAGGTTATTCCGCCGCCAAAGCCGGGGTGCAGGGTTTTACCCTCAGTCTGGCACGCGAACTTGGCGAGTTGGGGATTACCGTCAACGCCATTGCGCCAGGGTTTATCGCCGATACTCGCTTCTTCGGCGCCGGGCTACCGCAGGATCGCATTGACGCCATTGCCGCTGAAACGCCGATGGGCCGCACCGGCCGGATGGAAGACATCGCCAGCGCCGCACTGTGGCTGGCGTCAAAAGAAGCCTCGTTCGTCACCGGAACCATCACCTCGATTAACGGCGGTGCGCGGGTCGGTTAAGAAAACAGAGCTGGCCAAAGTGGCAGCACGCAGAGCGGGATTGAAATAACGTTAGCGGGCCCAACGCATATATCGGGCCCGTTTTTTATCTGGCGATCAGAAGTGAATTTCCGCCGTCGGCAGCGCGTTGATCAACACGCCGTAGCTTTCAATATTCGATAGTGTGGCGTTGTGATGGGCGCGGATCTGCAAGCCAGTCGCGTGGGCTTTGTCATGACTGGTATGGGCATCGGCGGCCAGCGTCACCGGATAGCCTAACCCGGCGGCACGACGAGTGGTGGTGTCGACGCAAAACTCGCTGGAGTAGCCACAAACCACCAGGTGCGAAACACCGTTAGCCACCAGCAACGGCCCCAGTCCGGTCCGCAGGAAGGAGTCCGGCGTGGTTTTCTCCACCCGATGATCGCCGTCTTTAACTTGCAAACGGCCGTCAATCTGCCAGGCATCGCTGCCGTGCGCCAGCTCATCGTCCGGAGTCTGGTGCTGGATAAAAATCACCGGTACTCCAGCCCGACGGGCAGCAGTGCTCAAACTGTTAATGCGATCAATCGTCGCTTCGGCGTCGGCCGGCGGCGGCGTAAATAACCCTTGCTGCACATCAATAATTAACAGAGCGGACGTCATGATAACTCCCGTGAATTTAATCGGCGATCAGCATAGCGGTTGGCGCGGACGGAAGATATGGTCAACGCCCTGCTCACGCAGTTTATTCACCAGATCGTGACCACCATTCGGTGTCGCGTGCGCCAGCAGGCGCTCGGCCTCAAATACCGGGCTGGCCCAGAAGATATTCACCGGGTCGCCATACTGTTTCGGCAGGTTCAGGTGCTCGCTATACGGGTAAAACGACGAGGAAAGCACGTAGCCCTCATAACCCTGCGGAGCCACCTCAGATTCCAGAGTATGACCTTCGCCAAACCAGGTAATCTTAGCCCATGGCGCATGGGCGAACCCGGCCAGTGCGCTGGCCATCTGCACCGCGTTCTCTTCGGTCATGTACTGCCCGTCGATGGCGATGCCCATTTCCATGCGGCGGTAACGGGAAGCGTCGTCATTAAACAGGATCTCTACCCACGGCATTGGGCGGATACTGACGCCCATGGTGAGAAAATAGTAGATGCCGTCGCGCTCATGTTGGGTGATGGCCATTGGTGGCCACTTGCCCTGATCGATCGCGTAGTATTTCACCGAAGGGCCAAAATGCTGATCGTAAATCGCCTGATAGTCGTTCTGCATTTTTGGCCATGGGTTACCCTCTTCCCGCTGCCAACTGCGCCAGAACTGGCGGGTGTTTTCCGCCAGCGCATACTGGGTATTGGTAGAGGCGGATCCCAGCGGATAAGCCAATGGACTTTCCTTGATGCAACTGGCGGAATAGCACACCGAGTGGTCGATATACAGGCTCCAGCCGGGGATCACCGCCAGCAGTTGGCCGTAATACCACAGCGCCGCACCGTCGTCACTTTCCGTCCAGACTACCATCAGCCCTTCCGGGTTCAGTGGCGCTTCCCCCTCCAGATTGCGGCAAAACTCGGCGGCCAGCATCGGTGGCAGTCCCAGTGCCAATGCCGCGCTGTCTTCCTGCTGCGGCGCGGCCGCCAGGTTACGCAGCCAGCAAGCACGTACCTGAAAACGTTCGCTATTTTCTTCTGAAGGATAAATATAAAAATAGGCAGCCCGACTATCTTGCTGAACCACCGCCACCAGCGTCTGGTTCTCATTACTGACTTCAGCAAGTACGTGTGACTCGTTCATATAACCTCAAATAGGGTCAAGGCGCAGAATAACGCTGCACGCTAAATAAAATGGAAATTGGCTTTTGCCCAGTGTAAAGCGCATTAGCGGTCGGATCACCCGTAAAAGTCTCAAAAGTGTCCCTAAACATTGGGTTATTGGTAAGAATTATAGCGTGCGCGGATTCAGACTGGTCGGCCAATTCGCCGTAGTGCACGTTGATAGGAGCCGTTGCGCATCGAGGCTCGCAACACTTTACCTACGCCACCGACACCGGCGCGCACCAGTTTTTGCCGCAGGACGCCGGGAGAAAAACCAAACTGCTGCTGCGCCCACTCCGGTAGCAGATCTATGCCCGCCTGCATCACCAATATGCCAAAAGGTCGTGCCAGCACGCTCGGTGCCGGGGCCGCCAACAGAATACGAGCCACTTCCTGCGTGCGCTCATCGCACACCAACTGCGACCGCATGCGCTGCAGGTAATCCTCGACCGCCGCACAAGAGATAGGGATATCGCGTGCCCCCAGTGCAGCGGCGACTCGCGCCGTCTCACGGTAATAGCCGTCCTGCTGTTCGCGGGAAAGATGCGGATTGCGGTAGCGTAAATGGCTGGCTAAAAAGCAGCTGCTTTCCACCACGTGCACCCAGGTGAGCAAGTCAGGATCGCTGGCGGCATAAGGCCTGCCGTCGTTGCTGACGCCGTTGACCCGCAGGTGAATGGCTTTGACTTTGGCGATCAGCCGTTCGGCCTCGGCGGTGGGGCCAAAGGTGGTGACGGAGACAAACTGGCTGGTGCGGCGCAGGCGGCCGAGCATATCGTCGCGGAAATTGGAATGATCCCAGACGCCAGCCAGCGCCAACGGGTGCAGCATCTGCAGCAGTAAGGCACTGACGCCCCCGCACAGCATGGTGGTGAAATCACTGTGTACCTGCCAAATGACCGACTGCGGCCCATACAGGCCCGGATCGCCCGGCGGGTTTTCAAAATCAACATCGCCAAGCGCCAGCCCGGTCAGGCCGATCACCTGTTTTTCTATCGCCGCACGTATCACTTCCATCCTGACTGCCCCCCATTATCGCCTGGCGGCCAGTGTAACATGCAGCGGAAGGCCGCTTTTAACTCTGCGGGTCGCGATCGCCCAGCAGCACAATCTTGCCGGCAAAGCTGCGATCCTCCAGCCGGCGGTGAGCGGCCGCCCCTTCACTGAGCGGGAAGGTTTCGATATGGGGCACGGCAAACTCGCCGTTCTGCCAACTGCTGAACAGACGCTCGGCCCTTTCTCGCCTTGCCCCGGCGCTATTAAGGTAGGTCCAGAGGTCGCCACCGACCACGCCTTTGGAATCCATCATCAGGTCGTAGGCGGAAATAGCGGGTGTCTCGCCACCTGCCATGCCGAAAGTGACCACCCGACCGCCGGGACGCAGCGCGTCGATGCTCTGTTGCAGCGTGATGCCCACCGAGTCAAAACCGTACTCAACGCCACCGTCGGTCAGGGCGGCAATTTGCGCGACCCAATCCTGCTGATAAGTGAAGGCTGCCGCTGCGCCGTTGTTCAGTGCGATCTGCTGTTTGTGCGCCGAAGACACCACGGCGTAAACCTGTGCGCCACGCGCCACCAGCATACGCGTCAGAATTTGTCCGACACCGCCCGCCGCTGCATGCACTAAAGCGCGATCGCCCGCTTTCACCTGCACGCTGTCATTAATCAGGTACTGCGCCGTCAGCCCCTGCAACAAAATTGAAGCGGCTTCGACGTCGCTCAGTGCCTGTGGCAGCCGCAGTGCATGCTCCACCGGCACGTTGATTCGCGTGGCGTGGCAGAATGGGACATCAGCGAAACCAATTCGCTCCCCCAACTGCCAGCCATCGACCCCTTCGCCCACGGCGATAATGGTTCCCACGCCTTCGTAACCGCCGATATGTGGCGGATTGCCGTGCAGCACGTAATTGCCCTTGCGGCGGTAGATATCAGCGAAATTCAGCCCGGCGGCCCCCATACGCACCTGCACCGCACCCGCCGGTACCGCTGGCGTCGGCAGCTCAAGATATTCGAGCACGTCCGGCCCGCCAAAATGTTTAAACGCTAATGCGTGCATGTTGTTGCTCCGAAAAGTTTCCGCCAATAACACACTGACGGTCGATAGAATGATTATCGCAAAGCGCTATAATCAGGAGAAGTGGCCCACAGAGCATTCAGAAAACACCAGGGGTTTATAATGGACCGATTAACCAGCATGGCGGTGTTTGTGCGGGTAGTGGAAAAAGGCAGCTTCGTTGCCGCCGCCGAGGAGATGGCAATCTCCCCGACCATGGTCGGCAAACACATCCGCTACCTGGAGCAACGGCTGAATGCGCCGCTGCTGAACCGTACTACCCGCAGACAGGGGCTGACCGAGACCGGCCGGGTATTCTACGAACGTTGCCGCCGTCTGTTGGCCGACGCCGATGCCGCCGAAGCCAGTGCCCGGGCGCTATTGAGCTCCCCCAGCGGCCTGCTGCGCATCAGTGCCCCCGTCACTTTCGGCAACCGCGTACTGACGCCGATCCTCACCGAGTTCCTGCAGCGGCACCCGGAGGTAGAAGCGGAAGTGGTGCTGTCGGACCGCAAGGTAGACTTGATTGAAGAAGGCTACGAGGCGGCGTTTCGCATCGGGCCGGTGGCAGACGATGGCCTGGTGGCCCGCGCCCTGCCCGATTACCGCATGACGCTGGCCGCCTCACCGGACTATCTGGCCCAGCAGGGTGTGCCAACCCAGCCGGAGCAACTCAGCGCACACAGCTGCTTTGGTTTTAGTCAGTGGGACGGCAACCATTTCTGGCGCTTGCAGGGACCAACGGGGGAAATCAGCGTGCCGGTCAGGCCGCGGCTGCGGATGGACTCTGGCGAAGGGGTACGTCGGGCGGCGCTGGCCGGTTTCGGTATCGCGCTGCACGCCTGCATGCTGCTGGATGAAGATATTGCCAGCGGCCGATTGGTCCGGGTGCTGCCGGATTATTCACCGCTATCGCGGCCAATGCATCTGGTCTATCTGCCCGAACGACGGCAGTCCCCCAAGCTGGAAGCTTTTATCGCCCTGACCGTCGCCAGACTCTGGGGTCGCGTTTAAAATAAGTAAATCAACACAGGAGTTTCCATGATCACTATCCGAGCACGCGCAGCACAAGACAATGCGCAACTGGCGGAGATTTGGCAGCGTTCGGTACGCGCCACCCACCATTTTCTCACCGAAGAGAATATCGCCCAACTCTACCCGTTGGTGCTTAACGACTATTTGCCGGCGGTTGACGTTTGGGTTGCGGAAGACCGGCCCGGTCATCCCTGCGGTTTTATCGGGCTAAGCGGCAATAAGGTAGAAATGCTGTTTATCGATGCGGAGCAGCGTGGAAAAGGCGTCGGCAGAGCGCTGCTGGCCCACGCCGAAACGCTGCATGATGAGTTGCAGCTGGATGTTAATGAACAGAACCCGCAGGCCAGCGGTTTTTACCGCCACTACGGTTTTGAAATTACCGGCCGTTCGGCACTCGACGGTCAGGGCAATCCTTTCCCGCTGCTGCACATGAAGCTCGACAAGCGTTAAATGCAATAAAGCGGCTAAAGCCCCGTTGGCCGCGGTTTCACCATCACCTCTGCTCATCACTTTATATATCAAATAAGAATATCTAATAGAATCTATATTCTTCCTGTCACTATAAACCCCCGGTAGGATTGCCCTGTATTCACCAGCAACAGATATCCCGCCTGCCCTTATTCCAGGAAGCCGAACACTGCCTGGCGTTACGCACCCTGGGCGGAATTCTGTGACGTATTAATAAGGATCAACTTCGCTATGATCGTTCTTTCGAACGTTTGCAAAACTTTTGACAGTGCACAGGGCCGCGTCGTCGCGGTGGATGATGTCAGTCTGGCCGTTGAAGCCGGGCAAATCTACGGCATTATCGGCTACAGCGGAGCGGGTAAAAGCACCCTGATCCGTTTGCTTAACGGGCTGGAGGCACCTACCAGCGGCAACATTCAGGTCGAGGGGTTCAATATCGCCGGAGCCAGGGGCGACCAGTTACGCCAGGCACGCCTGAAAATCAGCATGGTGTTTCAGCATTTCAACCTGCTGTGGTCACGCACCGTCAGCCAGAATATTGCCTTCTCGATGCAAATAGCCGGCGTACCCAAAGCGCAGATCAACCCACGCGTGGCAGAGCTTATCGCACTGGTTGGCCTGCAGGGGCGTGAGGATGCTTATCCGTCGCAGCTCAGCGGCGGACAGAAACAGCGCGTCGGCATCGCCCGCGCCCTGGCCAATAACCCTGGGGTATTACTGTGTGATGAGGCCACCTCGGCGCTCGATCCCAAGACCACCGACTCGATTTTGGATCTGCTGCTGGATATCAACCGCAAACTAAACCTGACCATCGTGCTGATCACCCACGAGATGCACGTAGTGCGCAAAATTTGCCACCGCGTGGCGGTGATGGAAAACGGCCGCATCGTCGAAGAAGGCCCGGTGATCGATGTTTTCACCCGGCCGCAGCAGCCGATTACCCAGCAGTTCGTTAAACAGGTTTCGCAATATCAGGAAACCGAGGAAAACTTTAACCCTTTACTGGCTCAGCATCTGCCGGGCGCAATTTTCAAGCTGACCTTTGTCGGTGTGCAAACCCATCAGGCGGTGATTTCCGACGTGATCCTGCGCTACAAGGTGTGCATTAACATTCTGCACGGCAAAATCAGCCAGACGCTGAACGGCTCCTTTGGCGAGCTGTATATCCACGTCGAAGGCAACGACCTGCAAATCGACAGCATGCTGAAATTATTGAGAGAACAACAAATCGCCGTTGAGGTGATTAAACATGATTGAGTCATGGTTCCCTCATCTGCGTATTGACCAGTTGCTGAACGCCACCTGGGAAACCCTGTACATGACCGGCATCGCCGGGTTGGCCACGCTGGTGCTTGGCATCGTACTGGGCGTACTGCTATTTCTGACCTCTCGCGGCCAACTGTTGCAAAACCGCGCCGTCTATTCGCTGATTTCAGTGCTGGTCAACGTATTCCGCTCCATCCCCCTTCATTATTCTGATCGTGCTGCTGATCCCGTTCACCAAGACGCTGATCGGCACCATTTTGGGGGCCGATGCCGCGCTGCCGGCGCTGATTGTCGGCGCCGCGCCCTTCTACGCCCGGCTGGTTGAAATTGGCCTGCGCGAGGTGGACAAGGGAGTCATAGAGGCAGCACGTTCCATGGGAGCCAAAACCAGCACCATTATTTTCCGCGTGCTGCTGCCGGAGTCTTCCCCGGCGCTGGTTTCCGGAATTACCGTCACCCCTGATAGCACTGGTGAGCTACACCGCCATGGCCGGAGTGATCGGCGCTGGCGGGCTGGGCAATCTGGCCTATCTGGAAGGTTTTCAACGCAATCACGGTGACGTGACGCTGGTGGCGACGCTGACGATCCTGCTGATCGTTTTCGTTATCCAGTTCATCGGCGACACCATTACAACAACGCTCGATAAACGATAAATAACCAGGGAATAATGATGATGAAAAAGCAAATAATGATGCTGGCTTTCGCCTCACTGACCGCGTTGAGCTCCTTTGGCGCCGCCGCGGAAACCAGGCTGGTGGTGGGCGCGTCCAACGTGCCGCACGCGGAGATCCTCGAGCAGGCCAAGCCGATTCTGGCGAAGGAAGGCATCGATCTGGTGATCAAACCTTTCCAGGACTACATCCTGCCGAACACCGCGCTGGCCAGCCACGATATTGACGCCAACTATTTCCAGCACGTGCCCTACCTGAATTCGGTGCTGAAGGACCATGCCGGCGATAAGAGTTACGACTTTGTCAGCGCCGGGGCTATCCATATCGAGCCGATCGGCATTTACTCCAAGAAATATAAAAGCCTGAAAGATCTGCCGGACAACGGCAAAATCATCATGCGTGATGCAGTGGCGGAAGAAGGACGCATTCTGTCTATCTTTGAAAAGGAAGGCGTGATTAAGCTGAAACCGGGCGTGAGCAAGGTCGATGCTCGCATTTCTGACGTGGTGGAAAACCCGAAACACCTGAAGTTCCTGGCGAACGTGGAAGGCGCGCTACTGCCGCAGATGTAACAACAACGATGAGGGCGATGCGGTGGTGATTAACGCCAACTACGCCATCGATGCCGGACTGAACCCGACCAAAGACCCGATCGCGGTCGAAAGCGGTGAAAACAACCCGTATGCCAACATTATCACCGTGCATAAGGCCGACGTGAACAAGCCGGAAATCGTAGCGCTGGTGAAAGTGCTGCACTCCAAGGCGATTCAGGACTTCATCCGCCAAAAATACCAGGGCGCGGTGATCCCGGTTAACCAGTAATGCCCACTCAGGCCGCAGCAATGCGGCCTGATTTCCTGCCGAGTGCCCTGCCCTAGACTTTATTGCCCACCTGACTCAGCCGCGGCCAAACCAGCATCAATGCATCGAGCAAGCGATATAAATCCTCGCGGCTGGCCCCTTCACGCGCCTGAACCGACATCCCTTCAATGGTACAGACGATATATTTCGCCAACAACGCGGTATCGGTTTTCGCCAATAACTCCCCCTGCTGTACCTTGCGGTCAAAACAGGCTCGCAGGCTGGCTTCATTCGAATGATGTTTTTTACGCAGCATCTCGGCCACTTCATCGGAAGACGAAGACAGCGCAGCAGAGGCGCAGACCATAAAGCAGCCGGACGGCGTATCCGGATCGGTAAACACCTCCGCTGAAGAGCGAACGTAGGCCTCAACGATTTCCGCTATCGGCAAATCCCGCTCCAACAATTGATTGGTGCAGGTGGTGTATTTTTGCAGATATCGCTCCACCGCCGCGCGGAACAGCCCTTCCTTGTTACCGAACTCGGCGTACAGCGTTGGTGCTTTGGCACCGGTGACCTCTACCAGATCGGCCAGCGACGTAGAGTCATAACCGTGCCGCCAGAACAGATCGAGCGCGCTGTCCAGCGCACGGTCGCGATCAAACTGCTTCGGTCTGCCACGCGTTTTTTTGGCGCAGACTTCTTCATTGATACTCATAGACCCTCTCTTATCCCGCTCCGCAGCAGGGCTTGGCAATTAAATTAACGATCATTATAAAAAAAATATTGCGCTGCCGTCGAGAAGCGATTAACATTTAGTTATCGATCGTTAAGTAATTATGACGACAAAGATTAACCAACCCAATTTACGCTTCTGATATAGGAATTAACATCATGAAAAACTTAAAAATTACTCTTGCAGCTATCGCACTGGCCTCTGCTTCTTTCGGTAGCTTCGCCGCTGACCTGGTTCACAACCAACCGGCAGATCAGCAAAAACTCGGCGTGATCACCGTCAGCGGTGCTTCCGATATCAGCTCGCTGGAAGCCGATTTGGCAGCCAAAGCAGATGCAGCCGGTGCAAAATCATTCCGCATCATTGGTGCCGGTGGCAACAATCAACTGCATGGCACCGCGGTAATCTATCAATAACAATAAGTTAATCGTCAATTACCCGGCTGGTAGTGAACGTTACTCCTCCGGTTAACGACTAGAACAAAAAAATTAATTAACGAACACTAAAAAAATAGTTGCAAAGCGCCGAAGTGGCGTCTAACATTAAATTATCGATCGTTAATTAATTTAACGACCCCAATAAAAAACATTGTACAGAATACCAAGATAGGAAATAAGACTATGAAAAACCTGAAAATCACCATCGCCGCCATCGCACTGGCTTCTGCATCATTTGGTAGTTTCGCCGCCGATCTGGTTAACACCCAGCCGGCCAATCTGCAAAAAGTCGGTGTGGTTACCGTTAGCGGGGCTTCCGACCTGACCAGCCTGGAAAATCATCTGGCTGCCAAAGCGGACGCCGCAGGTGCCAAATCATTCCAGATCATCTCAACTACCGGTGACAACAAGCTGCACGGTACTGCGATCATCTACAATTAATTGCTGAATCAGCAATTGTGCAAAGAGGCGGCCCTGGCCGCCTTTTGTTTTATTGCCCCGCCGAAAATCGTTCTGCTCCACAAGTAATATTCAGTCGTTTTGCAAATCTTTCAGCATATAGATATCGCAGCCGTGGTGGCCGGTATTGCCACGCTTTTCCGTCAGCAAAGTGAAACCCAGCGCATGATATAACCCCAGCGCTTCTTTGAGTTGCTCGGTGGTTTCCAGATAGCAGTAACGGAACCCCGCCGCACGTGCTGCTTTCAGCGCCTGCACTACCATATAGCGCGCCATTCCCAACCCCCGTACACAGGGTTTAAAAAACAGTTTTTGCAATTCACAGTATCCGGCATCTCCCCCCTTCAGAGGTGCAATGCCTACGCCCCCCACCACCTCCCCATGTTGTTCCAGTACCCAATACTTACCGCCGTTATCCTGGTAAACACCGGTCAGGCGATCCAGATCGGGATCATGCAGACTGACGCCTTCCATTTTATCCATAGCGTACTCGCGAAATACGCTACAAATAATGCCGGCCATCGCGGCGTCATCACTCTGGGTTATCGGGCGTACCAGCAAAGCGGCATCGCGCTGCTTGCGTGCGCTGCGTAATGCCGCAGTCATCTTTTTCATTGCCGCTGTCGTTGCGGCCAATTCATCGTCGTCCAGCTGCGCCAACGCGTCTTGCATAAAACCGTCGGCGTTGGCTTCAATTGCCGCCAGCGTTTTGCGTCCCAACTTGGTCAGTTGATTCAGGTTATGCCGTTTGTCATGCGGATAATCCACCGCTTCAACCATGCCTGCGGCAACCAGGCTGCGTACCGCCCGACTGGCGCTGGCCTTATCGATGCACAGTCGGGCCGCCAGTTCGGTAATGCCCAGCGGCAATCCATTGACCTCAATCAGAATGTGGATCTGCAACGGCGAAAAACGGGTCCCGTTACTTTGTTTATTCAACATGCCTAGTTCTCTGACCAGGTTGCGCGACAATGCTCTGAAATCTCTGATGTTCACAATCGATGTCCCCGTTGGTACCAGCGCTGAAACACATCACTTAGTTGATAGTGTTACCTAATATTCATTACCATAACGGATTTTTAAGCGGCGTGAAATCTCAACCTGACGAGACACCTGCAGCAATCTGTCGCCTCACGCAGAATTACATTCTTTGCCGACTTAAATTTAAAAAATAAAAAACCATAAAATATATACTTTACAAATAATAAACCCATCAAAAAACGGATAATTCAGCAAACCAGATAAAATACGAATGATATCCTTACACAA is part of the Serratia quinivorans genome and encodes:
- the fabG_3 gene encoding 3-oxoacyl-[acyl-carrier-protein] reductase FabG — its product is MTQRTAIVTGGSSGIGLAIAQQLAQQDYRIAIVARDPQRLQQAAQQIGPATRYYSADLSRRGPVEDVVAQLAADLGTVDVLINNAGFTRVIAADTPLAQAEQEWDAVIEGNLKSTFLFTLAMLPHLSKPGGRIINLSSIAAQCGSGSAGALGYSAAKAGVQGFTLSLARELGELGITVNAIAPGFIADTRFFGAGLPQDRIDAIAAETPMGRTGRMEDIASAALWLASKEASFVTGTITSINGGARVG
- the metQ_2 gene encoding Methionine-binding lipoprotein metQ precursor, with translation MMMKKQIMMLAFASLTALSSFGAAAETRLVVGASNVPHAEILEQAKPILAKEGIDLVIKPFQDYILPNTALASHDIDANYFQHVPYLNSVLKDHAGDKSYDFVSAGAIHIEPIGIYSKKYKSLKDLPDNGKIIMRDAVAEEGRILSIFEKEGVIKLKPGVSKVDARISDVVENPKHLKFLANVEGALLPQM
- the dmlR_2 gene encoding D-malate degradation protein R — protein: MDRLTSMAVFVRVVEKGSFVAAAEEMAISPTMVGKHIRYLEQRLNAPLLNRTTRRQGLTETGRVFYERCRRLLADADAAEASARALLSSPSGLLRISAPVTFGNRVLTPILTEFLQRHPEVEAEVVLSDRKVDLIEEGYEAAFRIGPVADDGLVARALPDYRMTLAASPDYLAQQGVPTQPEQLSAHSCFGFSQWDGNHFWRLQGPTGEISVPVRPRLRMDSGEGVRRAALAGFGIALHACMLLDEDIASGRLVRVLPDYSPLSRPMHLVYLPERRQSPKLEAFIALTVARLWGRV
- the yecD_1 gene encoding Isochorismatase family protein yecD — translated: MTSALLIIDVQQGLFTPPPADAEATIDRINSLSTAARRAGVPVIFIQHQTPDDELAHGSDAWQIDGRLQVKDGDHRVEKTTPDSFLRTGLGPLLVANGVSHLVVCGYSSEFCVDTTTRRAAGLGYPVTLAADAHTSHDKAHATGLQIRAHHNATLSNIESYGVLINALPTAEIHF
- the metP_1 gene encoding Methionine import system permease protein MetP codes for the protein MIESWFPHLRIDQLLNATWETLYMTGIAGLATLVLGIVLGVLLFLTSRGQLLQNRAVYSLISVLVNVFRSIPLHYSDRAADPVHQDADRHHFGGRCRAAGADCRRRALLRPAG
- the bhsA_1 gene encoding Multiple stress resistance protein BhsA precursor — protein: MKNLKITLAAIALASASFGSFAADLVHNQPADQQKLGVITVSGASDISSLEADLAAKADAAGAKSFRIIGAGGNNQLHGTAVIYQ
- the qorA_1 gene encoding Quinone oxidoreductase 1 — its product is MHALAFKHFGGPDVLEYLELPTPAVPAGAVQVRMGAAGLNFADIYRRKGNYVLHGNPPHIGGYEGVGTIIAVGEGVDGWQLGERIGFADVPFCHATRINVPVEHALRLPQALSDVEAASILLQGLTAQYLINDSVQVKAGDRALVHAAAGGVGQILTRMLVARGAQVYAVVSSAHKQQIALNNGAAAAFTYQQDWVAQIAALTDGGVEYGFDSVGITLQQSIDALRPGGRVVTFGMAGGETPAISAYDLMMDSKGVVGGDLWTYLNSAGARRERAERLFSSWQNGEFAVPHIETFPLSEGAAAHRRLEDRSFAGKIVLLGDRDPQS
- the metQ_3 gene encoding Methionine-binding lipoprotein metQ precursor, giving the protein MVINANYAIDAGLNPTKDPIAVESGENNPYANIITVHKADVNKPEIVALVKVLHSKAIQDFIRQKYQGAVIPVNQ
- the metP_2 gene encoding Methionine import system permease protein MetP → MAGVIGAGGLGNLAYLEGFQRNHGDVTLVATLTILLIVFVIQFIGDTITTTLDKR
- the bhsA_2 gene encoding Multiple stress resistance protein BhsA precursor, which translates into the protein MKNLKITIAAIALASASFGSFAADLVNTQPANLQKVGVVTVSGASDLTSLENHLAAKADAAGAKSFQIISTTGDNKLHGTAIIYN
- the yjaB_1 gene encoding Uncharacterized N-acetyltransferase YjaB, yielding MITIRARAAQDNAQLAEIWQRSVRATHHFLTEENIAQLYPLVLNDYLPAVDVWVAEDRPGHPCGFIGLSGNKVEMLFIDAEQRGKGVGRALLAHAETLHDELQLDVNEQNPQASGFYRHYGFEITGRSALDGQGNPFPLLHMKLDKR
- a CDS encoding Suppressor of fused protein (SUFU), producing the protein MNESHVLAEVSNENQTLVAVVQQDSRAAYFYIYPSEENSERFQVRACWLRNLAAAPQQEDSAALALGLPPMLAAEFCRNLEGEAPLNPEGLMVVWTESDDGAALWYYGQLLAVIPGWSLYIDHSVCYSASCIKESPLAYPLGSASTNTQYALAENTRQFWRSWQREEGNPWPKMQNDYQAIYDQHFGPSVKYYAIDQGKWPPMAITQHERDGIYYFLTMGVSIRPMPWVEILFNDDASRYRRMEMGIAIDGQYMTEENAVQMASALAGFAHAPWAKITWFGEGHTLESEVAPQGYEGYVLSSSFYPYSEHLNLPKQYGDPVNIFWASPVFEAERLLAHATPNGGHDLVNKLREQGVDHIFRPRQPLC
- the metN_1 gene encoding Methionine import ATP-binding protein MetN encodes the protein MIVLSNVCKTFDSAQGRVVAVDDVSLAVEAGQIYGIIGYSGAGKSTLIRLLNGLEAPTSGNIQVEGFNIAGARGDQLRQARLKISMVFQHFNLLWSRTVSQNIAFSMQIAGVPKAQINPRVAELIALVGLQGREDAYPSQLSGGQKQRVGIARALANNPGVLLCDEATSALDPKTTDSILDLLLDINRKLNLTIVLITHEMHVVRKICHRVAVMENGRIVEEGPVIDVFTRPQQPITQQFVKQVSQYQETEENFNPLLAQHLPGAIFKLTFVGVQTHQAVISDVILRYKVCINILHGKISQTLNGSFGELYIHVEGNDLQIDSMLKLLREQQIAVEVIKHD
- the icaR gene encoding Intercellular adhesion protein R is translated as MSINEEVCAKKTRGRPKQFDRDRALDSALDLFWRHGYDSTSLADLVEVTGAKAPTLYAEFGNKEGLFRAAVERYLQKYTTCTNQLLERDLPIAEIVEAYVRSSAEVFTDPDTPSGCFMVCASAALSSSSDEVAEMLRKKHHSNEASLRACFDRKVQQGELLAKTDTALLAKYIVCTIEGMSVQAREGASREDLYRLLDALMLVWPRLSQVGNKV